From the genome of Medicago truncatula cultivar Jemalong A17 chromosome 2, MtrunA17r5.0-ANR, whole genome shotgun sequence:
GCATATGGACGGAGGTCGTCAAAGAACCTAGGTAAATGGAAGACGAGTGGTTATTTAATGAGTTAAAATTCAGTTGAATGATGAGTACTTACATTTAGGCTATGCTTGGGAGTTGAGTTTTGGAGGGAAATAGAGGGGAAAATTTATTTTCCAGTTCTAAATTAAAGAacttataaattatttctaaaatcaattaaaaggatgattaaaatattatatgacCTTCTATCAtgacattccttcaatttttttaaaactcaaatATATGTCAATATATAGACTTAACCCTCCGAAATCTTCCTCTTCAAAACCCTCCAAAACACAACTCTCAAACATGCCCTTAACCTCAAATTGGCACCACataaatgaatgataaaataacattaatgtgcCGCCGTCCCTGGGATTGGCTACTCAATAAGGAACGCACTACTCAATCACTTCGCCCTTTCAGGTCTCGTGCTTGGGGGGCTATGTACCGCCATAAGAAATAAATCCTACGGACTAGGGGAACCCACCACGTGCCTACCATGAGGGTGTAGTCCCCACAAAGCATAACGTCTAGGATCCTGGAGCCATATCCACAAGCCACATGGGGCCCCTAGCGGATTCTTGTGCCTCAAGCCCGAAGTCCCTGCCCACTTCGACCAACTCTCCCCTCTCCACTTTCATGTGGCCTATAACTCAGAAGGGAGAAGAGGCGAGAAACGGGCTAAGCTGGCATGGGACGTGGAGGTAATCAGTTCCGCTAGGTCTAGGCTTCTGTAAATATTGGAGTCAGGCTCCTCATAAAGGTTCATGTTTACAGACTACCTACATCACTGACCCTGGTAAAGCACATCGCAGCTAGGGTGGAACTATTGTACTTGGAACAGGTACAATTAAAAAGGACTAGTTTAACTTCTGGCATTCTGATTCTCTGAAGTCTAAACTATGTTGTGATTCTTCACAATAAATCATGTGATAAATGgaagataaattaaatttgcAGAATTCACATTGAGTTTTATGCTTTATCCATAAATAGAACAAAAGTTTTTGTTTATCATTGTTAGAGAAGGGAATAGGTCAAACAagagtggaaaaaaaaatcatatatggATTCTTCAACAATGATTGAACTCCAATAACAGTATGAGACAAGTAAATGAAATATTGCTgacaaagcaaaaataaaaaaggcagTGAGCTTACCTCCAATACACGATACTTATTACACCAGCCAAAACAAGAGGTATAATTGAGATCATTCCTTTCCTTTCATCAATTCGCTCAATGATGAATATCGCAATGATTGACGTAAAAGCAACAGTCATCTGAAATGATAAAAGCAAATTAGGaattaaaattgacaaaaaaaaaagaaaaaagaaaaaaggaaagggGTATTAACTTAGCAGTGAGAAATTGCTCCTATAAACAACATAGGTTATACTACATAGATTATAGTATAACCTATGTATCCTCAATCCTTCATATTGAAGGTATGTCTGGAGTCCGACACATGTTGATGTCAGACAACAACACGACACGGCATACagttacattcaatcactttcattttcGAAAATTAGAGGGTTTTACATGTCAGTGTCAGTTTTGTGTGCGGTGTGTATGTCAACTCACAGGTAACCTATCCCAGACAAGACTAGCATCATCTGGCTTGAGATGGTAGTATGAAGATCCAATTCCAACAGCAGCCACACCAACATAGAAGCATGTCCAACCCCATAGTTCACCTTGCAAGCTTTTGCAATCATCAATAATAACAAGAACAAAACAACATAGtattaatacaaaaatttacACTGTCggcatatacaaattaaatgaaGTAGTTGGAATAATACCTGAGCTTAAAATAATTTCCATGATGACAGAGTACAAGTCCAATGAGACCAATAATGAGAAAAGGGAAATTGGAGATGACGTTAAGTGCATTGGGAATacctataaataaaataaaataaaattagtagaAAAAAGAAAGTAGAAGAAATTAGGGATAGAGTTAGTTACCAAAGAAGGTGCGTTGATCAGCAAAATTATGATAATCTTGGGACTGAGGAATAGCTGGGGTTACAATCATGAGTACTATGAAGCAAATAAGAGCTACTGCCCAAGCATAAACGACGCGTTTTCTCATTTTTGGATTCACAGACAGACCAAACAAGATTGGATCAGAGATGATGCTGTATCGTGGCGTGGCGGTTGGATACTTTAAGCTTTTTaactaatttattaattaattcaaggcttaaatgctcttttggtcccttaactatttaattggtatcgctttggtttcttaactaaaaaaaagattgtttgaagattttaagttttttttagtctcgttttggtcctttctgttaagTTTCCGttagagtttttaaaaaaagttaactcctggatacgtgtcaccttgtcattggctctgagtttttttttttatttttaaaaattattgtttttttttcaaatatatatattttttaaaaaaaaattcaaagccaatgacaacgtgacacgtgtcccagagttaacacgtgtcaccttcTCATTGGTTCtgagaattttttaaaaataaaataaaatatatatatttaaaaaaaattaaattttttttttataatttttttttgtaaagaaaaaaaaatctcagagccaatgacaaggtgacatgtgtccacacttaacgtttttttattaaaactaacggaaacctaacagaagggaccaaaacgagactaaaaaaaaacttaaaatcctcaaacaatcttttttttagttaagggatcaaagcgataccaattaaatagttaagggactaaaagaacatttaagccttaattcaaacataattcagttgaacaaaaacataatccacataaataattaaaactaaattatatttttattgggTCTAAAATTACATTACAATCTCTTTTATGGAGGCGCACgtataaatgtaaaaaattaaaacataaattaattagtCACATCATTTAAAtctacttttttataaaaaaaaattcatttgtaAGTGTATGttcaaataaatttgatttgaatttgtgTCAAGATATAATTTTTCCTCTTTCTAGGGTTGTGCTAAaggtttttgcataaaaaactaatgaaaatgaCTAACTTGATTGACGGAAGCAGAGATTTGGGACTAAATTGAGGTATTTTATAGTTATATGACCActttaaaataaagaattaagttaaatgaccggatcttataaaaaaaatatttaaagaacTGGATGTTCAATTAAGCCTTTAAAAATCATGGTAATACCAAACTACTATCTTGCACCTTCCCGTCCATAGTCTTTGCCTTTTTTGTTAAAGTTGTTAACACCAAAAGAACCGCAACAGAACCATCAAACCTTAGCCAATCTTTGTTTAAATATGATAATGTTAAGATTTTTAGAAGTCTAATCAATTGAAAAGACGATGCTAAAATCTACATAAAACTATAAAAATTCATTGAAATTTATGAGATTGACCTACTTAAGTAAATAaggataacaattttttttattatttattgatttatactttagattaaattataaatttgttaattttccCATTCCTTATTAagttatatttttctaaaatgtgATATTAAATACGAAAATAAAGTTTACAAATCCTAACTCAActgacaaattttttaaattgttagaTCGAACGTTATTACTACggttcgaaccccaactccTCTATTTATATGCgtaattattttatgaatattgtcattttgtctataaaaataaaaaattaagtacaTCATCTAttccaataaaaaaagtatACTAACGAATCATGCGCAACtttcaaaaatgtcaaaaaaaaaaaaaggtgcgAGACTAGTGAATGAAAGAAGTACTTACTCGAGACCCTCTACCTACTAAGAATGATGGTTGCACAAAATCTTACGGACTTAGATACCATACCACCATTGTGGATGGAGGATGGTCTTGGTAGTTTAGTAGTGTAcacatttttttgttggtatgtACGTAGTAGTGTACTAAACTAAGTAAGTGTTACGTACAGTttgcaaacaaaaaaagaaatcacaTGCCATGCCACACAGACGGCACGAGCGAGCGTGAATAATAACAATAGATTAACAAGTATAATTAATTACTTTACCAGAACCAAAACCCTGTTTTGCGGCACCCATATATAAACCTTACTCAACCAAAGTCCTTAGTTGTGCAATCAAAGCAAAAccctcaaacaaacaaacacagagACGCAGGCAGAAGCAGAAAAAGAGGCTTATCGATGTCGCAGTCTTTGGAGCTTCTGCTTATACAATTCTTGATGCCAGATAACGACGCACGCCGTCAAGCTGAAGATCAAATCAAACGCCTCGCCAAAGATCCTCAAGTCGTCCCCGCTTTGATTCATCACCTCCGCACCGCTAAAACCCCTAACGTCCGTCAACTCTCCGCCGTCCTCCTCCGTAAGAAAATCACCGGTCATTGGTCTAAACTCTCTCCTCAAATCAAACAACTCGTTAAACAATCTCTCATTGATAGCATCACCATGGAACACAGGTCAGTCATACTTCTTATCTTAATCACTTCATTATTAACACAATTTAGCTTAATTTGATTAATTCAATAATCTGTATATTTTTCAGTCCTCCTGTAAGAAAAGCCAGTGCGAATGTTGTTAGCATTGTTGCAAAGTATGCTGTTCCGTCTGGCGAGTGGCCGGATTTGTTTCCGTTTCTTTTTCAATGTAGTCAGAGTCCACAAGAAGATCATCGCGAAGTTAGTTATCATTTTCTGTTTTGCTTTCATTTTACTTCTATTGTACTTTTATGCTGAATTTTCTATTGTAAATTTTGCATGTATATTGTATATTTAGAGGTAGATGACAATAACTATAGCCTATAGGATATAACTAACTATTTTCTAATTGGATCTGTTAGGATGAATGGCTAATTTGCGCTTTATAGCTTAAGCGCTTAtcatgtataagctatttctatagcaaaagataataaagttaagtgtatgtttggttatgttgtgagagaaattgattttgagtgaattgattatgtaaaGTTGAGTCTGTCTAAATTGAGTTGAAGGTAAAGTGTTTTGTGTTTGcatacattcatgtaaaagtgagttgaattctaaattttagtgtAAAAATTGATTGTATAATCGTtagcttcaagtagaatcaattctggAGGCAAAATCAGTTCTATTCGAAAGCAACTAAacatgtcaaaataaaataaaattctacacctctagaatcaattttagctCCTCCAAAAGTGGAACCAAATAAACATATACAGTAAATTGTTttcgtataagctataagctattttcataagctatcttgaagaacttgtgaaaataagctgaaaacagtttataaacatgtcataagctgttttcataatctCAGGAATTTATTCTAGTAGCAAGCTCAAATAAGCTAATTCAATCACGCCTATAAATCTTATTCTCTATTTGTATTGTTATGTCATTATTTGGTGTTTGTTATGTGATGTTTGCAATGGAATTTGAGAATGATTTAGATCTTAGAGAAGACAGTGTTTGTTTGACTaagcttttgttttttttggaattttattAGGTGGCATTGATTCTCTTCAGTTCTTTAACCGAAACAATTGGGAATGCTTTTCGACCACATTTCGCAGCTCTACAAGCTCTTTTACTTAAGTGTTTGCAGGATGAGACTAGCAACCGAGTTCGAGTTGCTGCTCTCAAGTAAGTTGGAATCAAATATTGGTTTAATTGTGTGTGTACAGGCTTCAAAGCAACTATTTATTATGGTGTCCTGTTTTCGCTTACGaatatctttttcaaattttgccaGGGCAGTGGGATCTTTTATGGAATTCACTCATGATGGGGATGAAGTGGTA
Proteins encoded in this window:
- the LOC11423570 gene encoding uncharacterized protein, producing the protein MRKRVVYAWAVALICFIVLMIVTPAIPQSQDYHNFADQRTFFGIPNALNVISNFPFLIIGLIGLVLCHHGNYFKLSLQGELWGWTCFYVGVAAVGIGSSYYHLKPDDASLVWDRLPMTVAFTSIIAIFIIERIDERKGMISIIPLVLAGVISIVYWRFFDDLRPYALIQFVPCIAIPLMAILLPPMYTHSTYWLWAAGFYLLAKVLEATDDVVYKWTHHIVSGHTLKHLFAAMVPVFLTFMLAKRSVEPERQSLFKVWRISWTKVKEGDSNVESYTYSRVEVEEPQ